ATTTGTCAGTCTTGGATAACGCCTTCGGCTATGTGATGGGGAAACATGACAAAAAtgggagaaaggagcaggccatctactacttaagtaagaagttcatGCCATGCGTGTCCAAATATACTTTGATAGAACGCACTTGTTGTGTTCTGACTTGGATCGCCAAGAAACTAAAGCATAGACTACAAATCTGATATCTCGACTCGAGTCGCTCAAATACATCTTCAATAAGTCAATGCCGGCCGAAAAGCTCGCTAAATGAAAAATTCTCCTCgatgaatttgacattgtgtacataactcagaagCCTATCAAATGGCAAGCTTTAGCCGACCACCTCATAGAGAATCCAATGGACGAAGATCACAAGCCACTCACtacgtattttcctgatgaagaggTATTATTTGCTGGAGAAGATATTGCATAGTCATACCCTGTATGgaaatgtttttcgatggagcagcAAACATTAAAGGAGTCAGAATTAGGACAGTCCtaatttcggaatccggacaacactatccagcatcggcaaagataagattcccttaTACTAATAATATAGGTAAATACACAGCGTGCACCATTAGGATCAGAATGGCAGTCGGCATGaacatcaaagaacttttggtcataggagattccAATCTATTGATATACTAAGTCCAAGGGGAATGGTCCACCAAAATTGTCAAGATCCTTCTGTACATGCACTACATGAAAgagctatgcaagaagttcacgaagattgagttcaagcacaTCCCCAGGATTCAAAACGAGTTCGCCGACGCCCTCGCAACTCTATCATCCATGATTCAGCATCCATACAAGAACTGCATCGACCATATAGAGGTAGAGATGAGGGATCAACATGCATATTTCTTCCACGTAAATGAAGAGCTAGATAGTAAACCATGGTATCACGAAATTAGGAAATTCCTTGCAACCAGAGAGTACTTGGAAAATGCTACTAATAGTCAAAAGCGATCCCTCAGGAGGTTGGCGAACCACGTTTTCCTCAACGGGGAAGTCCTGTACAGGAGGACCCCAGACTtgggtttgttgagatgtgtagatgTCGTCGAGGCAACAAGGATATTGGAAGAAATATGCATAGAAACGTGTGGACCCCACATGAAAGggttcacattagccaagaagATCTTGAGAGCTAGATACGTACAGAAGTTTCACCGAAGCTAGATTCATGGGATTTCATCCAGGTTCTGCCAAATGAGTTGAATCTTATGGGTTCACCTTGGCCATTCgccgcttggggcatggacgtGATTGGACCTAAGAGCCTGTTGCATCAAATGGGAATCACTTCATCTTGGTAGCTATCAactacttcactaaatgggttgaagcatctGCCTACAAGGTCGTCATAAAGAAGGTAGTAGCAAATTTTATCCGAAACAACATCGTCTGCAGATTTGGAATGCCGGGGTCAATCATTACAGACAACGCCGCTAACCTCAATAGTGACCTCATGAGAGAAATATGTGAGAAGTTTAGAATTAGTCACCGCAACTCCACACCCTATAGACCACAACTAAATAGGACAGTTGAGGCAGCCAACAAGCAGATCAAAAGGATTCTACGAAATACACTGGATAATCAAAGGCAATGGAATTAGACTATCTTTCGCCTTACTGGATTATCGGaccaccatgagaacatccactggGGCAACACTGTACATGTTAGTATACGACACAAAAGCTGTGACACCCGTAGAGGTCGAGATACcatctttaaaggtcattcaagagGCCAAGTTAGACGATCCATAGTGGATACTGTTCAGATAGGAGCAACTCATGCTAATCTATGAGAAGAGAATGGATGCAGTATGCCATGGTCAGCTATATCAGAACATGATATCCAGTATATTTAACAAAAAGGGTGAAGACTCATCATTTCGCAGCGAGGAAGTTGGTCCTGAAGAAAATATTTCCCCACCAaaaagaagccaaaggaaagttcataccaaactggcaaggtccttacgtggttcaccgagtattatcgggtggagctctaatcttgacagaaatggatggaagaatcaacacgaagcccatcaacatagacgcaatcaagagatagTATGTTTAAAGACAAATAGAGTTAGGGTTTTTAGtgtaacagaactacgttcaacctgacttcccacggaggGATACGTAGGCGATCCACGTAGTGTTCGATTTCTCTCCCTCCTTCATTTTGTAATAGAAAACAAAATATCACATTTGTGTGTTGCTCTGGAACTACGCCGATTTGATTTCCTCAtgaaggaatacgtaggcaatcctcatcatatttagtcatcttttgtaattgaactatgttctagcctgattccatttggatacgtaggcagtctgaATCAGACTCGGTCATTTTATTCTTAATCTCGTCATTTTTGCATCTATTGTAATCGAACTATGTCTTGACTTGATTCCACTTGGATACATGGGCTGCCTAAGTCAGGCTcggtcatcttcatcatattttgtcatcatccatgaactacgttcagacctgattccatttTGGATAAGCAGGCAActgaaagggttcggtcataGCCTAAGGAAAAACCTTTGAATTGCATTAGTTGAATTAGGACGCAGTCGCAACGGCAAGTAGCTGCATTGTCAAGCATCACGAAGGATCAACATTAACTGGACAATTGTTTTAAAAGAAGATGCTCACGTTTGGAGTACTTTTCGTAAACATATCATAATCCAGAACGATGACATATATCTTAAAACAAAGCTTTTCAaacttgttttttttaaaaaaatacagtAATTTGTTCCACCTACCAAACTTCATGGCGTAACCATATCAAAGGCCGGGGCAAACCAACACTATGGCcgacacaaaccaacttcccCGCTCCCACTAAGAACTTTTCTTTGAGTGCAGGATCAACAGGAAGCAAGGAAATGTTCGGATCACACTGGGAAAATAACGGATCTACCACTTTTCAAGGATTATCATCCTTTATCCTTTACTAAAATTTTCTTTGTATAGCTGAAGCTAATCCTTGAATATTTTATCGGTACCTCACAGTCAGACCATTGATGCAAAAAAGGCACAATGTACATCGCAAACCGTTTGCTCAATCAATCAATGCACCTTGTACAAATTGAACTGTTGGCTTCACAAATTGAAGCCTTGTATATAGCGAATCGCCTGCTCAACCAATCGGAGAACCTTGTGCAAATGAACCACTGGCTTCACCAACTgaagtcctgtatatagcaaatcgTTAGCTCAATCGATCGGAGTGCCCTGTACAAATCAAACACCGGCTTTGCCAATCGAAGCCTTATATAAAGCAAACTGTTCATTCCACCAAGAGAATAATCCACACCACCACTCTATCGCAACGGAGGCCGGAATAGACAGTCACAAACCTCGTCACCAACGTTCTGCCAATCAATGGCTGCAACTTAGCTTCACAGTCAAGaatatctcttgggcatgcttttcTTTCCTTTACTACTACCTTGAATGTTTTGAAGCTTTGCTCATGCAGCTTTAGGCATGATTACAGTTTAAGTTAGTCACTCCCAACTGCAGATTATTTTACATTTTAGTGCAAAGCTCTCCTAACAAGCGGAAACGCACTCTACAAAATAAGCTCTCCCAATAAGTGGAGACATtttctcagtgcaaagctctcccaacgaGCGGAGATGCACTCTACAAGTCAATCTTTCCCAACTAGCGGAGACACTTTTTAATGCTCTGACAGCTGTGGAAAGGTACACAACCCGGCTAACAAATCGAGTCAGGTTCAAGTATCCCATCATAACGATCACAAATAATGACTTGTCGGTAACCAGGCATCATCATTCTTGCATCATTTACATCAAATCATGATATATTCTGTATTgcaatatatgggtatgtgtgtatttCATTTTTGCAGGAACAAATATCACAACGTGGAACTCTTTCTAAGAAGCAAACCAAACTACAATGCTATGAGTGACAACAAACTCAATAGCGGGCTAAGGATCCAAGTACATACACAAAACGACTAGTGGAACTCCAAATCTTCAATTCCTCCAAATCAAGCCGCAAAATTCAAGTTATCATAAGTGCCCAATGATCCATCTCGTCGTatcgtcataatacgatactAGGGCAGTTCCTGCGAGCATCATTTCCTAAAAATCCTCACTCCAGAAttacatgaggcctgatcctcgttaagcccgaggtatgtaagcaattcaaagacAGAATTCGGCCCCAACTTCCCCTAAATCTTCCTCAACTCTCCCTAAAATTATGCAAACATTAATATCCCTCAAATCCATATGTCATCCCTGCAATGTATGCCTAAAGTCaggacaaaattggctttggtttAATTACTTTGctcgaaaactctttcatcgtctccggtcGAAGATGGAcagctgttgacggccaattttgacccttccttttaaaattaattttctcatacttaaatatttacaataaatattttgaaagtattttccaCTAATAAATACttgttttataaaaataaattgaatattagtttcaaaattaatcaccTAGTTTTAACATTATGTAATTATAATTATACCTACTACTTTAAACTATTAAAACAATTTCTAAAATACACCATCAAGGCTTTATAATTTATTTCGTGAATTATTTCTTCAATTATGGTTAATTGGATTGTTATGTTAAAAATTAGTGTTATAAAAGGGGCTTTCAATGTTCTCACCTAACACACAAGATAGACCTAAGATCTTCAATTTACATAGCTAACATACCCAATAGATACAAAAAGCTATAACAAAATTACTTAGAAGGATCTCGATCTTAGTCTTGGGTATTATATTAAGCTAGGATTCTAACTAGCTTCTGTTTTCTTCCTAATTCTGAGTATTACACTGGTCGGGGTTAGTTCTTGATTATATACGGCTAAAGAAGAATCTTTGTTTTGGATTGCTACTCAAGAGGAGGTCAGTACACCTCCATCCTCCCTTCCTTAATTGCGTCATTTGGAAATCATGAACGTGCTATTGTTTTCCTGATTAGTTGTTTAGTTTATAATGTGTATTCAATGTGTAATTGTTTACTTTTGGTTCAACATGACTTGTTGGTGATTTCTGATAAGCTGTTGTATTCATCTAGTGTTAATTAAGTAGTTCTGTAGCTTTCGTGATCTCAATTTCTGCGTAATCAACCTATGTGTTTAAGTTGCTTAACCTTCCTTGATGATTTTTCACATCTACCTAGACTTCAGACTTTTCAAAAATGTTCTGTTGTAATCTTCATGCTCATCATGATGTGTTCTGTTCAGTTATAATTATCATGCTCATCATGTTATATTCTCCTGAGTTTTGTTACTCCGTATTTATGTTCTGCTATAGTCTTCATGTTTAACATGTTATATCCTCCTAAGTTTTGCTATCTTATACTTAGGTTATTTTGTTCATCATATATTCTTTGAGTTCTGTTATGTTGTGTTTAGGGTTGTTGTTGCAGTCttcatgcttatcatgccatGTTCTTTTGAGTTCTGTCATCCCATACTTGGATTTGCTGTTAAATGATTCTAGTTAGGATTTGCATGAAGGTATATAGGATAACCTTGCCTCACTTGGCTAAGGCTTGTGAAACCAGAATATTCAAAATGCTTTCATAAACATTTGTTACCCTTAAGTATTCTATGAGTCCTCTTTATGAATGCTTCACATCCATGTCTAATTGTTAATTGAAAAACAATCCTACTAGGATGAACTTCTATGCACATCAGTGATACTTGTTATGATCAATCTATCTCTTATAAGTCAGGGAGTAGCTGTACCTGTTGTGGTTGAATGGCAATTGTTACATCCCGCGTttctcgtacgttaaagtttcatcttcagttaattgacatagactcggggtatgagattatcttgaggttagcatatttatgctatttataacaagcaataaataagtgccatgaaggataaagggtacacgaattaaagaaaatgagtttcattgaaagttgtcgatttgggataaactACGGGCCGAGcaataatacccgatatttatgaactagtaccatacaaggtaccatatgaccatgatagtatgatgtataaagtgtattaaaaataagtagaattttaaataacttgagataattcttaattatgtgggtaattggttaattaccgggtaatgggacattacctaattacctaataagtggataaagattaaacTTTCCCACCCCCATCTCCACGTGGAAGCAAGCCACATCTCAAAggaatgactcttagtcattcttATAAGGTGGCAACCTAATATGCCAAATACATGGCATTTCAATTCAAAGAATTTCCATACAAAGATACTACAAGGACAAGCGGGGACGTAAGTCATTCTGATGAATTTCAACAAATTCATTCTCAAGATACTACAATCAGATTTTTAACATTTCCATATCAAAGACTCTACCATCAGAAGTGAATTCATTTAAGCTTTCAACAAATCTCATTCTCAAACACTACAATTAGAAATGAAGGAAACGCTGGCCATTCTTAGGATTTTTCAACTTTTCATTTTCAAACACTTGAATCAGATTCCAAATATTACATTAAGCAATGTTATGCTTCAACCAAACCAACGGGAATTATTGGAACTTTAGCAACGTAAATTTTTGCTATTATaacggagtacggtgcaacctttttccaagaacatcatacggatgtttccctactccatgtatgttaaggctaagccctttcttcattttgataacgaggcataaagaaaaattcatatctcggaatttacgtatattttcctagtcttgtaatttacaatattctccttatcgggacttcatattcaattgagtatttccttttttcATGTCATGAGAGTAGAGaacctatatatacagtattacagtattttcattaccatcgagctataatcgattggcaggcccctattgggcaacctctgatcagatggtaagttatatatcggGCCTaatgtggtcgagcgcctatgagcgagcccagttggtcaagatacagagcctagtatggccgagcgcctatgagcgggcctactacggcagagcagttataaaTATATATACCAAGACTTATAAGGCCgtcaactattttacttactgaATTGAGTGAATAGAGTCAGCATCAGCATGTGAGCATaccttcagattatctttgacccctagttgctttcagttatcatattttCTGTTCAATTTCAGCTtttagtatattgccttacatattcagtacattatttcatactgacgtccctttctaggggcgctgcatttcatgcgtgcaggttcagacagacagacaggtagaccttttcagtaggtgttgcccgagttcagctttattaGTAAGCTCCATGTCCtttggagttgccgggtctagatattttgtgtacatcttgggcctgagaagtggttgcggccgtcgagatagagaccgcctgtgCAAGaccggtacacgctgtcagaatctgagctagggcctcctgaaggtctggaatcacaataggcacaggtggtgcctgagttggtgcatcaacaactggaatctgatcCTGATCTAGGGCAATTGGTGGGTCTGCAAGCACTGCCCCAACTGTTGTGTGggatgcacctctgcccctaccgcggccctagctgatggtactggtggctgtctaTCCTGtctggtagtacgagtcctcaccatctgtgacagaatgaaacaacagatgtttagttactagaatcaactgattcgcacgacaagaattcaagaatgtggaattttcttaaaggttctgcagcctctcgaagataagtacagacatctccgtactgattcgcaagactctactaaactcgctcatgactcgtaaaacctatgtaacctaggatctgataccaacttgtcgcgATCCTAAACTCAAACCTGTCATGAtcgcgcctatcgatggtactaggccagcCGACTCCCACAATACTACAATAATTCATTCAAAGATATGCCAAAAAGACGTGTTGTAAAGCAAAACTTAATAAAAGAAACAAGGGTTCAACTCAAAAATAGAAATGCGGAATGAAAAGTCCcaaacatcggggtatcactaagtcatgagcaactactaagAACTGGTCCGACAAcaataagactaacatagtcgggggaaaatccaaaaatacaactaaggggaagataaagaagaagaaaacagggTTGCGATTgccgggcagctaccttgctaactcCAATGATCAGCTACAGAGAAATATCAGCAGCCGCTACTATGAccaaaaatgcctggatctgcacacaaggtgcagggagtaacgtgagtataccAAATCAGTAAGCAACAAAAGTAAATAtaggctgagaagtagtgacgagctgaatGCGAGTAtggttcatatcacaaaaatttagTAAAGTGCGGCGTGCTTTGCAACCaatgtttaagtcaaatcagttgtTTAAAAATCAAGTTCAATTAAGTCAACtagaaatatctttcaacagttctcaaacaaggaTTCAAAGTAACTATGAGCATGGATGATTAAATCATATACTACCCTTCTGGctaacatcactcagtcctcccaatcactccaacctcataatcactcatgcctcataatcactcatgcttaacaatcgctcagcactcggtactcggcactcgcactcagtaggtacatgtgctcactgggggtgttcagactccgaAGGAGCTCctacagctcaagcgctataatctgcacgaaaaactcacgtgttgcacggacaactcaagtggtataatatcatatcataatccgtacggacaaatcacgtgctaaggtacaatacctcacaaaatggccctcggcctcactcagtcataaacctctccagtctctcgggctctcagaaatcaaagaaattagcccaaacaacatttaCATGATGCATAATATAGAATAACATAGACTGAGCTATGATGCAGAATGCacgaacatgactgagtacgagATGTCAActaaaacagtgagaggatagcaagaagcgacctctaagggtccaaacaatactggcataaAGCCTAGACATGGTATCCAACATGATTTGCAATTAATCTTTCTAaagcacataaagagcatatagctacaacaggttgttcaactttacagttgctacgggatggaccggGTCACAATCCCtaatggtgcacacccacacgcccgtcacctagcatgtgcgtcacctccaaatagtcacatgacacaaatatccgggatttcataccctcaggactagatttacaatcgttacttacctcaattcgaaAACATCTCTACTCCGCaaagcccttgcctctcgaatcggcctccgagcgacccgaatctagctacaagcagtacaataccattaatatattctaaggaatcaattccataagaaaactactaaattacactcaaaacccgaaatcgaCTCAGACCCGAtcctcgggcccacatctcgaaatccgataaaagttacaaaacccgaaagcccatttactcatgagtctaaccatacaaaattcatcaaaatccgacatcatttggtccctcaaatcctcaaattacacttTTCAAAATCCCAAGACCTAACCCCCAATTTTTACTTCTAAACCCCACTAATTAGATAAAAAATCAACGGGAAAATACCAtagctaggagtattagagctcaagcaacttacctctatGAAAACCCTTGAATCTCCTTCAAAAATCACGCCAAAAGCTGCAAAGTTTGAGTtaaaaaatggtggaaatgagcaaaaatcacgaaatcctcaatttatacattctgcccagtgaAATCGTACCTGCGgccccttttccgcttctgcgacgccgcacctacgagatttccatcgcaggtgcggaactcacttaagatcccaggttccgcatctgcggccaaatttcgcacctgcgaaagtgCACCTGCACAtcaccctccgcttctgcgaccatcgcaggtgcgggaacttCATCGCCTCTGCGCCTTCTGCCCAGCTCCTCCAATCTCCCATCTGCGGTCTCCcgctcgcttctgcggtctcgcacctgcgatgagacatccgcaggtgcgactatgacagctgagttcaacttcagcaattcctccaatttccaaacttgttccgttaatTATCCGAACTCAACCCGagacccttgggacctcaaccaaacataccaacatatctcacaatatcatacgaacttaggcaaatcatcaaatcactcaaaacaacatcaaaacaccaaattacactcgtattcaagcctaagaacttctaaacttccaaattctgcaaacgacgccgaaacctaccaaacctcgtctgaatgacctcaaaatttacacacacgtcaaaaatgacaccacgaacctactccaactttcgaaaatccattccgaccccgatatcaaatttttcactaccgaccaaaatcgccaaatttccaactttcgccaattcaagcctaattccacttcggacctccaaattacattccggtcatgctcctaagtcaaaaatcacctaacggagctaatggaataatcataattcgaatccgagattgtttacacataagtcaatatccggttgacttttcctacttaagcttctactttagagactaagtgtctcaattcactctgaaaccactccggacccgaaccaactaacccgatataacacaatatagctgaataacacaaaaaaaagcaaaaataggaaaaatggggctataactctcgaaacgaccggtcgggtcgttacaagttatgtcaccggaaagcagggagactatctgtatagggtaaaatatgctatgacacgTGGCCGTCCAAAAAGGGATACGTGGAACCCACGACGAGGGGATGACCAAAGACCCCAACGGTTCCGTTTGTTACCGAAatgaataacgctcataaagatgtgataaatgctcttcgcccggtagcatttaatagggaatatttAATTGCATTAATAGCAATTACCCGTTACAGgaaatttaatatttatgttcaccgttacatcttcatcaatgtccgtcataattgatattaaagaagggcacgatcctaggacctccttccctagacatagctataaatagtgagctcagctatcattgtaaaggacacgaattctctggcaaacttatgctacattatatacaaagcttaatataatcttatcttcttactttttgatttcgtTGTTGTTGTGCCCAGAAACCCTGTTCCCGGAACTGTTGCTTTTACTATTTCGTCTATTTcccaaggctaagtattgcataattttttgattattttattatttcaggatcaaattaattcatttgtctagaaatcacgtataaatttaactgtactatTTTAAGGGGTAAACATTAGAACTTTTCACGATTCAACTCATTCAAATTGAACTAATAAGATGCAGCTGTAATATTATCTTGTGCTCCGGTTTACCATTTAACATATGCTCAGAAAAATCCACAACGAATTGGATATATAATTTACCAGCACTCACGGGAAGGTTACGTTTCTCCTCTTCTTAGCAAGAGGCTGTAAGCCTTGATATTAATGAGTTGCCAACAATATATTCTCATATTAATGAGACTTCATTAATGTCTCTAAGAAAGACAAGGCGATCAATTCATCTGCACATATGTGCTTTTTCCGCCTATGACGTCAATGAAATTTTCGTTCACTCATAACGTATATGTCTAAATTCTATTAATTGCTCTCTCTATTTATGCCCTACAACCTTCTCTACGGAAAAGGTCAGTTTAAACCAAACATTGTCGTGCTATCAAAATAAAGGGTGGGGAAGACTTTTTTCTTCATCTTTAGTTAATTAATTTGTTTGTTTGTTAACTGGCTTGTTTCATTTTTTGCCCCCTTTGCTCCTTAATTAATATCTGTACTTCTAATCTCCATGCTTTTACACTTGTAATTTGTGGGCTGATAATGATTTCTCTAGTCGGTAACAGCAGAACTTATTTTACAATAAGTTCTGTTTGAAAAGCAATTGGAGTGCAATTTCACATACAGATGCAATAACAAAATTGTTATGTCGGTTATTATAAACTGTATTTAGAAATTAGAATTACTTAAAAGGCAAAGTCAACTGACGAAGTGTGAGCAACGATCACATTTGGGTGCAAGTAAAACAATATGAGATGCTAATTTAAGAACGAAAATTGAGTTAGTCCTCATTCTTGGAAAAGATCTTATATTTCAAGAAAAAGGAAGCATCAGTAGTGATTTTTTAAATACTTGAGAGGATTCTCTTCAATGCTTAAAGCTTTATAACGTACGCGTGATATCTACATTGAAGTGGTGTCTATACATCCGAGTGCAGTTTTGTTATACAATATTTGTAGTTCATATAAATTATGAAAACGGTGCTAATGAAACTTTCAAGTTTACtgaataattatttttatctCCGCAGAAAATATAAATACAAGGATGGCTTGTAACCGGATGAGGGCATTGGAGCATATTTGTGTGTTTTTTTGCATATTATCTGTGACGTCAGTAAATTGTAAAACATACCCTCCATCAATAGAATATGGTTGTTTTTTGTTATGTATTGACTATTTAAGAGTGGAGAGTGGCTTAGTTCATATTCCTCAGCCGGAGTTAGAAAGCAGATGTAGAGATGGAATACCCGAATTTGATTGTGAGATCAAGAGGTCCTATGACGACCATGAGATTGATGATTGTCATGATCCTAAACGATTCCCATGTGTTTACTCACTAGTAAGATAACTTCGCATTTGGAATTGTTTATGAGAATAACTTTATCCTTGTAATTCattctataataataataatattactcatgatacatataaatgGAATACAATGAATGCTTTATTAAACATTACAATTAATTCTCTTATTTATAGCTCATAATCTACTACACTagattatggcgattaaggacatgtatgatggggctaagactcgggttaagactgtaggaggcgactctgagcattttccggttgtaatggggttacacaaaggttctgcgctcagtccgttcttattcgcactggtgatggacgcgttaacacaccatattcaaggggatgtgccatggtgcatgctattcgccgatgatatagttctgattgatgagtcgcgagccggtgttaacgagagactggaggtttggagacaggctcttgagtctaagggtttcaagctgagaaggacgaagacggaatacctggagtgtaagttcagcgctgagccaggggaagagggcgtggatgtgaggcttgattcgcaggtcatcccgagtagatgcagcttcaagtaccttggttcggttatccaggggagaggggagattgacgaggatgtcacacaccgtattggggtaggatggatgaagtggaggttagcatctggagtcc
The DNA window shown above is from Nicotiana tomentosiformis chromosome 8, ASM39032v3, whole genome shotgun sequence and carries:
- the LOC104094636 gene encoding uncharacterized protein, which codes for MHYMKELCKKFTKIEFKHIPRIQNEFADALATLSSMIQHPYKNCIDHIEVEMRDQHAYFFHVNEELDSKPWYHEIRKFLATREYLENATNSQKRSLRRLANHVFLNGEVLYRRTPDLGLLRCVDVVEATRILEEICIETCGPHMKGFTLAKKILRARYVQKFHRS